The genomic stretch CCATCACGTTCTTCGAGCCAGGATACTCTCCGCGTTCGATGAGTAATACGTTTACGCCTACTTTTGCAAGTTCGTATGCACAGGAAATTCCTGCAGGACCTGCTCCTACAACGATGACATCAAACTTTTCAGACATGATCTACCACCTCCTGGTTAAACACTTGTTTAAACTGTTGAATCAGAAGCGGTACGATTTCAAAGGCATCCCCCACAATGCCGTAATGACTCGATTGAAAGATAGGTGCTTCGGGATCGTTATTGATCGCGATAATCAGCCCTGAGTTCTGCATCCCAACAATGTGTTGGATGGCTCCAGAAATACCGATCGCGAAATAGATTTTTGGCGTAACGGTTAACCCGGTCTGTCCGACTTGGTGATGATGCTCGACCCATCCGGCTTCCACCACATCACGGCTCGCCCCAACCGCTCCGCCCAACGTTTCAGCAAGATCATGAATTACCTGGAATCCCTTCTCACTACCCAGCCCTTTTCCGCCAGCAACAACAATATCTGCTTCATCGATGCGAACCTTTTGTGTTGTAAATTGTACGATCTCAAGCACCTTCGTACGAATGTCTTCTTCTTTAATAGAAGCCGTTTCTTCTATTAATTGTCCTGTTCGGCCGGGTTCAGGGGTTAGTGCTTTCATCACTTTTGGCCGGACCGTCGCCATCTGCGGTCGATACTTTTTACAAAGAATCGTTGCCATGATGTTACCGCCAAACGCTGGTCGGCTCGCAAGCAACAATCCTGTGTCTTCTTCTATATCTAAAATGGTAGAGTCTGCAGTGAGTCCTGTTGGAAGGTCCGTCGCAACGGCGCTCGCCAAGTCTTTCCCGGTCGATGTTGCACCGTATAAAATGACTTCTGGCTTATACTTTTGACAGCATTCTAACAATGCTTTCATATAAGACTCGGTTCGGTAGTTTTTAAAAATGGTGTCGTCATACACATAGACCGTGTCCGCGCCGTATTCAAAAAGCATATCGGAGAGATGTGTGATATTTTCTCCGATCAATACGCCAGCAAGCTCTGTGCCCCGTTTGTCTGCCAGTTCCTTCCCCGCTCCTAACAACTCAAGCGAAACAGGAACGACCTCACCGTCTTTTACCTCAATAAAAACCCAAATGCCTGAATAATCCTCAAAGCTCAACGCCAGACCCTCCCTTCACCGCAAAAAGCTCTCTTTTCTCTAACAAAAGATTCAGCAGCTGCTCCGTCTGCTCTGCTGCATCCCCTTCTAGCATCTCGCCACCACTCGGTTTTGTTGGTGCCCACACCTTCGAAACAATCGTCGGCGAGCCTTTCAGTCCGAGCTGTGTTCTCTCCACATCCTCTAGATCCGCGACTGCCCAGATCACCGGCTGATAACGAGCCGCTTTCAGCATGTTCGTCATTGAAGAGTACGGAACATCGTTGATCTCTTTTTCTACCGACATCAAACACGGCATCGTCGATTGGATGACTTCATATCCATCCTCCAGCTTTCGGTGAACGATTGCATACCCTTCTTCTACGTTAATCTCTTTTACTTTGTTGACTGAAGTGAGTGGTGGCATGTCTAATCGGCGTGCGATTCCTGGCCCAACTTGTCCGGTATCACCGTCAATTGTCATCTTTCCGCAGATGATCAGATCTACCGGCTGAATTTGCGAGATTTTCTCTATCGCTTTCGTGAGCGCATAGCTCGTCGCAAGCGTATCCGCTCCCGCAAACGCTCGGTCTGAGATCATATACCCTTCGTCTGCACCGATCTCGATGCATTTTTTGATCGCTTTTACGGCTGGTGGAGGACCCATCGTCACCACTGAAACCGTCCCACCGTATCTCTTTTTTAAACGCACCGCTTCTTCTACCGCATGCGCGTCGTATGGATTAAGTATCGCAGGCGCACTCGCGCGGTCCATCGTATTCGTCTTCGGGTTCATCTTGATGATCTTCGTATCCGGCACCTGCTTGATGCAAGCCACAATATGAAGCATTCGACCCCTCCTCTAATCACAGGCATTTCTCACATAAGAAGCCACTTGTATGATGATTATTACTACTATATGGAGGGCTTGTTCAATACATGACGGATTTCTTTTGAACATAAAAAAGAGACTCTATTAAGAAGAGCCTCACGTCTCACGAGTCTTATATTCAGGATGTTGATGGCGTTCACAGCCGAAAAGGTAACAGTCTCTTTCTGGAGATGGCTCTAAAATAACCGTTGGCAGAATTCCGTCCTTAACTCCCTGGAGCATGCTTTCAAACTCTTGAATTTCGTTTGTAAGCCTAATGATAATTTCCTGCTTATCCTCTTCAGTCCAGTCTTCTTCTAATTCTTCTTTTTCTGTATCTAGTATTTCTTGTTTTTTGTAGCGAAGAAATTCTTGTATCGTATTGTTTACTTAGGTTTCTTGTTTGCTCTGTAAGAGACAATAGACATACATCCCAACCCAATTTGGCTGTAAATAATATTCGTTCCATCCTTTTTCAAACCAATGAACAGCTTCTTCATGTAATCCAATCTCTGCATACAATTCAGCAAGGTCTATCGTACCTATAAAATCTTCGGCATTTTCATCAAAAGTTTGGGTTAAACGCAGAGCTTCACCCTTTTCTCCTAGTTCTATCAAACATTTTACCTGATTGTACAGCGTATAGTCAGATTTCCCAGCTGCTAGTCCGAAATGAGTGGCTGCTTTTGCTGTTTCTCCAAGATAGTAATACGCTACACCTAGGTTATGATGAGTGATATTAGTAGGTTCGATTGAAATGGCTTGCTGTAACATTTTTAACGCATCTTCATAACGTTTATTTTCTAATAAAAGTTCCCCACACAAACTGTATGGAAAATGAGAAATAGGGCGGAGATCAACGGCTTCTGATGCGAGTGACAATGCACGCTCTAAGTCATCTTCTTCACGCCAAATCACCCATGCTAAGTTTGTTAGCAATTGAATATCTCTCTTTTCAAGTACAGCTTTATGAAATAGCTTCATCGCTTGCTCTAAATTATTTTCCTCTAACTGCTGAATCGCTTCTTTATTCGTATTGATAGGAAACATCTACCTTTCCTTAAAACGCGTATTGAAACAGCCCGTAATAAAGCGGACCAATCATAATGAGTGCTGTTATACCAAATACCGCTGGGCGAGCGGATCTTGGAATCTCATTTGCGTCTTCATTAAACTTTTTAAGTCCATAAGCTAGATCCCAAACTAATCCGCCGATAAAAACGACTTTCCATAGTAGCGGCGTGAAGAGCTCGTTGCTTGTAACATAACCGAACAAGCCGATCCACGTAATGATTGAGATAACAAAATCTAGTTTCGCAGAGTGTGTCTTATATCCGCCTTTAATAAAATAACCGATGGCAAGAGTACCTAGAATTCCAAGATAAATCGTCCATAAAATATTTGCCATACCCTCATATCCCCTTTTTTCCGTCTGTGATTTTATTATAAATCTTACATTTACTTCCGGAAAGGTGTGTTGCTAGACTTTTTGTTATATAAAAAAAGCAACTTCACTTAGGAAGCTGCTTTACTTTCATGTTGTGGGTGGTTTTACGGTACGTGTTTTTATATCTGTTACGCGTTCGCCGGTAAATGGTGTGTAACCACCGGTAAATGGCCGCTGACCACCTGAAATGATGCTTTGACCACCGGTAAACACAACTCCACCACCTGAAAACCTCACATAACCACCAACAACCCGCACAAACATGATCTACGGAACCCTATTACACACGAAAATCACACTCATTCTACATGTTTAACCTGTAAATTCTCAAAGATGGCTTCTCCACCTTCAGAAAACAGTGTGATTCCCTGATCATTTTGCTCCGGATACACTAAACTTGAGTGCGCGACTCTTCCATCATCTACAAACACTTCCACGCTTGTCTTATCCACAAGAATTTTTAAGTGAACGTTTCTGTTTTTTGAAGATAATGGCGCTTTGCTCTCTACATATTGACCGGTTTTATCTGGTTGGTTAGAAGCGGATCGGTTCACGTACGAAAACTGCCCTTCTGTATGAATGCCCACATCCAGATGGCGATTCTTATCTTCAGACTCACGAAGTCTCAATCCGATATTCTCGCTGTCTTCCCAACTAATATCTGTTTCCAACACGTATGAATCTCCAGATACATCAAGCGTTTTTTCCCCATCTACTTTAATCTGCTGGAAGAAATCCCTATAACTCGTCAAGTTATCTAGTGCCGCAACCGGCTGTGACGCTAAATAATATCGATCCGCGTTAGCGTCTTTTTTCAGCTGCAGTTCACGCACCACGGAATCCATACCGTTAAAATCCTCTTTCATCGTCGGCGTTTCGTGCGGATAACTCCAGTTGTTCATCCAAGCGAGCGCATATCTTTTTGCATCAGGATTACTTTTCTCTCCTTCATCAAACGTTACCCCGCCATACCAATCAAAACCATGATCCAGCCACTCTGGATCTTCGTGATCAACAGCAAAGAATTCGCCGTTAAAATCTCCTGTCCAATACGCGTACGTGTTTGGCTTTCCAGACGCAAGACCGTTCGCGCTCACCCCGAGCACCCATTTCAACGTTCCATCTTCTGCACGCATCAAAAAGAGATCAGGACACTCGATTAGTCCAATGTCTTTCGTTTGGAAATCGCTCGTGAATCTCCAGTTTTTCAAATCATTAGACTCATAAAAACCAATCTTCGTACCTTCTGCCATCAGCATGATCCATTTTTTCCGCTCATCATCCCAGACGACTTTAGGATCTCTGAAATCCTTCGTTCCCGGGTTGTCTAAAACAGGATCCTCGCCATGAGGCTTAAACGTCTTTCCTTCATCCGTACTGTACCAGAGAAATTGCTTCTGTTTCCCTCCGTCTTTTGAAGGCTGTGTGAGGATTGCGATAAACGCATTCTTCCCGAAGCCAGCGGTATTTTCTTTATCAATTACCACAGACCCTGACCAAATATCTCCGTTATCATTCGTAAACTTTGGAATCGCCACGCCTTCATCCTTCCAGTTCACGAGATCTTCTGACGTTGCATGGCGCCATTCTGTTCCGTTTCCGTCCGGATAATCTTTGTTATACAGATAATAGTAATGATATTTTCCTTTATAATAGACCGGTTTTTGCGGATCGTTCTTCCACTTATCAGGCGTTGTAAAATGAT from Bacillus sp. E(2018) encodes the following:
- a CDS encoding electron transfer flavoprotein subunit alpha/FixB family protein: MSFEDYSGIWVFIEVKDGEVVPVSLELLGAGKELADKRGTELAGVLIGENITHLSDMLFEYGADTVYVYDDTIFKNYRTESYMKALLECCQKYKPEVILYGATSTGKDLASAVATDLPTGLTADSTILDIEEDTGLLLASRPAFGGNIMATILCKKYRPQMATVRPKVMKALTPEPGRTGQLIEETASIKEEDIRTKVLEIVQFTTQKVRIDEADIVVAGGKGLGSEKGFQVIHDLAETLGGAVGASRDVVEAGWVEHHHQVGQTGLTVTPKIYFAIGISGAIQHIVGMQNSGLIIAINNDPEAPIFQSSHYGIVGDAFEIVPLLIQQFKQVFNQEVVDHV
- a CDS encoding electron transfer flavoprotein subunit beta/FixA family protein, giving the protein MLHIVACIKQVPDTKIIKMNPKTNTMDRASAPAILNPYDAHAVEEAVRLKKRYGGTVSVVTMGPPPAVKAIKKCIEIGADEGYMISDRAFAGADTLATSYALTKAIEKISQIQPVDLIICGKMTIDGDTGQVGPGIARRLDMPPLTSVNKVKEINVEEGYAIVHRKLEDGYEVIQSTMPCLMSVEKEINDVPYSSMTNMLKAARYQPVIWAVADLEDVERTQLGLKGSPTIVSKVWAPTKPSGGEMLEGDAAEQTEQLLNLLLEKRELFAVKGGSGVEL
- a CDS encoding tetratricopeptide repeat protein, with the translated sequence MFPINTNKEAIQQLEENNLEQAMKLFHKAVLEKRDIQLLTNLAWVIWREEDDLERALSLASEAVDLRPISHFPYSLCGELLLENKRYEDALKMLQQAISIEPTNITHHNLGVAYYYLGETAKAATHFGLAAGKSDYTLYNQVKCLIELGEKGEALRLTQTFDENAEDFIGTIDLAELYAEIGLHEEAVHWFEKGWNEYYLQPNWVGMYVYCLLQSKQET
- a CDS encoding glycoside hydrolase family 32 protein, translated to MYKYDKWPLLFIFSLLFAGMILVNHLIDESSKPVPKKENDPSYRADYHFTTPDKWKNDPQKPVYYKGKYHYYYLYNKDYPDGNGTEWRHATSEDLVNWKDEGVAIPKFTNDNGDIWSGSVVIDKENTAGFGKNAFIAILTQPSKDGGKQKQFLWYSTDEGKTFKPHGEDPVLDNPGTKDFRDPKVVWDDERKKWIMLMAEGTKIGFYESNDLKNWRFTSDFQTKDIGLIECPDLFLMRAEDGTLKWVLGVSANGLASGKPNTYAYWTGDFNGEFFAVDHEDPEWLDHGFDWYGGVTFDEGEKSNPDAKRYALAWMNNWSYPHETPTMKEDFNGMDSVVRELQLKKDANADRYYLASQPVAALDNLTSYRDFFQQIKVDGEKTLDVSGDSYVLETDISWEDSENIGLRLRESEDKNRHLDVGIHTEGQFSYVNRSASNQPDKTGQYVESKAPLSSKNRNVHLKILVDKTSVEVFVDDGRVAHSSLVYPEQNDQGITLFSEGGEAIFENLQVKHVE